In Paenibacillus sp. G2S3, a single window of DNA contains:
- a CDS encoding helix-turn-helix transcriptional regulator, translating into MANQTRLQALSDFLKARRAAISPSSVGLPEGTRRRTPGLRREEVAQLAGVSSTWYTWLEQGRDIKVSSSVLDCIATALKLTNDERKYLFALALETGTGNVLFQQEESSVISPSLQKILQELRTCPTIISDRRCGIVGWNEAAAHVFLDFFKLPIEERNMIRLLFVRKEFRRLAVNWEQFVSGYLSIFRAYYGQYVEDRWYDEFIEELKGLHPAFNEMWEQSRVSSAPDVLLEFRHAKAGKMLFHLTSLQVQGSTDLRCSIYTPAADSNTEIKLKQLMEQHKESL; encoded by the coding sequence ATGGCTAATCAGACGAGATTGCAGGCATTATCAGATTTCTTAAAAGCACGCCGTGCTGCCATCTCACCCAGCTCTGTTGGGCTGCCAGAAGGCACACGCAGGAGAACGCCTGGGCTTCGCAGGGAAGAAGTTGCCCAGCTAGCGGGAGTAAGCAGCACCTGGTATACGTGGCTAGAACAGGGCAGGGATATTAAAGTATCTTCGTCTGTTCTGGATTGTATTGCGACTGCCCTAAAGCTAACTAATGATGAGCGGAAATATCTTTTTGCACTAGCACTAGAGACTGGAACAGGGAATGTTCTATTTCAGCAAGAGGAATCCTCTGTAATAAGTCCTTCTCTACAGAAAATTTTACAGGAGCTGAGGACTTGTCCTACGATTATTTCAGACCGACGTTGCGGGATTGTAGGTTGGAATGAGGCTGCAGCACATGTGTTTCTTGATTTCTTCAAACTGCCCATCGAGGAGAGAAACATGATTCGTTTGTTATTTGTTCGCAAGGAATTCAGACGTTTAGCCGTAAATTGGGAACAATTCGTAAGTGGATATCTATCCATCTTTAGAGCGTATTACGGACAATATGTAGAGGATCGTTGGTACGATGAATTTATTGAGGAATTAAAGGGACTTCATCCAGCGTTTAATGAAATGTGGGAACAAAGTCGGGTCAGCTCTGCTCCTGATGTACTTCTGGAATTCAGACATGCCAAAGCAGGAAAAATGTTATTTCATTTAACCTCATTACAGGTTCAAGGTAGCACAGATTTACGTTGTAGTATTTATACTCCAGCCGCAGATTCGAATACGGAAATTAAGCTGAAGCAGCTTATGGAACAGCATAAAGAATCACTTTAG
- a CDS encoding glycoside hydrolase family 43 protein, with protein sequence MRKAIMTTMISVSLLAVTACNDNSSSSSNINNVADSVQPVFKNVSVHDPSIIMANNKFYVFGSHLASAKSNDLMSWTQLSSGVVEGNVLIPNVKEEFAEALKWAQTDTLWAPDVIQLADGKYYMYYNACKGDSPLSALGIAVSDNIEGPYKNKGVILKSGMMGMGDDGEIYDATQKPNVVDPDVFFDKEGKLWMVYGSYSGGIFIMELDADTGFPLPDQGYGKKLLGANHARIEAPYMLYSPETDYYYLFLSYGGLAADGGYNIRVARSKAPDGPFEDSEGQDMVNAQGSPTVLFDDPAYAPYGVKLMGNFEFLNTDDELPVSGEGYVSPGHNSAFYDEENGKYYLIFHTRFPNRGEKHEVRVHQMFMNSEGWPVIAPHRYGGETIEKYTKEQISGEYKYVNHNKDITADIVQSELIEFTKSGKIKGAAKGKWKLIDDHTAELTIDGSTYNGVFLKEWNEATASNVMTFTALSKEGISIWGSHVSTME encoded by the coding sequence ATGAGAAAAGCAATTATGACTACAATGATCAGCGTTTCATTATTAGCAGTAACCGCGTGCAACGACAATTCTTCTAGTTCCAGCAATATAAATAACGTAGCTGACTCTGTGCAGCCTGTCTTCAAAAATGTATCTGTACATGATCCGTCAATCATTATGGCAAATAACAAATTCTATGTGTTCGGCTCTCATTTAGCATCTGCTAAATCAAACGATCTGATGTCTTGGACTCAGCTGTCCTCTGGGGTGGTAGAAGGAAACGTACTCATTCCTAATGTCAAAGAGGAGTTTGCTGAAGCATTAAAATGGGCACAGACGGATACCTTATGGGCACCCGATGTTATCCAATTGGCGGATGGCAAATACTATATGTATTACAATGCTTGTAAAGGGGATTCCCCGTTGTCTGCACTAGGCATAGCTGTGTCGGACAATATTGAGGGACCGTATAAGAATAAGGGCGTCATTCTGAAGTCAGGTATGATGGGTATGGGTGATGATGGAGAAATATATGATGCCACTCAAAAGCCGAATGTAGTAGATCCGGATGTGTTCTTTGATAAAGAAGGAAAGTTGTGGATGGTCTACGGTTCTTATTCCGGTGGTATTTTCATTATGGAACTAGATGCTGATACAGGCTTCCCGCTGCCAGATCAAGGTTATGGCAAAAAGCTGCTGGGTGCGAATCATGCTCGGATAGAAGCTCCATATATGCTGTACAGTCCGGAAACGGATTACTACTATCTGTTCCTATCTTATGGGGGGCTGGCTGCAGACGGTGGATATAACATCCGTGTGGCTCGTTCAAAGGCTCCAGATGGACCTTTCGAAGATTCTGAGGGTCAGGATATGGTTAATGCACAAGGATCGCCTACTGTATTGTTCGATGATCCAGCATATGCTCCTTATGGAGTGAAGCTAATGGGGAATTTCGAATTCTTGAATACGGATGACGAGCTGCCAGTGAGCGGAGAAGGTTATGTATCACCAGGTCATAACTCAGCGTTTTATGATGAAGAGAATGGCAAGTATTATCTGATCTTCCATACACGGTTCCCAAATCGTGGAGAAAAGCATGAGGTAAGAGTTCATCAAATGTTTATGAACAGTGAGGGCTGGCCAGTTATAGCCCCACACCGTTATGGCGGAGAGACCATTGAGAAATACACAAAAGAGCAAATTTCAGGCGAATATAAATATGTGAACCATAACAAAGACATTACGGCTGATATCGTGCAGTCGGAGCTGATTGAATTCACTAAGAGCGGTAAGATCAAAGGAGCGGCAAAGGGGAAATGGAAGCTTATCGATGATCATACTGCTGAGCTTACCATTGACGGTTCTACTTATAATGGGGTGTTCCTGAAAGAGTGGAATGAAGCAACAGCTAGTAACGTTATGACGTTTACTGCGCTTTCCAAGGAAGGTATCTCTATCTGGGGGAGCCATGTATCAACGATGGAATAA
- a CDS encoding serine hydrolase, which yields METTSSLQLSRSLPEEQGISSAAISTFIDAVENQSLGLHSFTLLRHGYVVSEGWWSPYKSDLPHMLFSLSKSFTSTAIGFAVTEKLITLDDSVISFFPEEAPATITDNLSNLTIRHLLMMGTGHVVDTMDTLHKSADGNWVKAFFSVPVEKQPGTHFLYNTGATYMLSAILQRVTGQTLLEYLEPRLFVPLGIHGATWQSCPRGINTGGFGLSITTEDIAKFGQLFLQKGIWNHQRLLPEEWITEATSKHISNGEGDHDWALGYGYQFWRCQHGAYRADGAFGQLCVVLPDQDAVIAITAASNSIQGILNAVWEHLLPNMKDAPLLEDQALAAKLADQLKNLSIDPPQLQRSSILEDQINGITYTLDDNQFSLATISISFNNDEAEVTLITKLGENNVIRLGRGQWLESFALILEPSMNRIMSSFTWSSEDQLQLSLLFVEMPFLITLDINILENTLILKQRINVNMGPLEFDDIIGSIQ from the coding sequence ATGGAAACTACAAGTAGCTTGCAGTTGTCTAGAAGTCTTCCAGAAGAGCAGGGCATATCATCAGCCGCAATATCCACCTTTATTGATGCAGTAGAGAACCAAAGCTTAGGTCTGCATAGCTTCACGCTCCTTCGGCATGGGTATGTGGTCTCTGAAGGCTGGTGGTCTCCTTATAAGTCCGATCTTCCACATATGCTATTTTCCCTTAGCAAAAGCTTCACCTCAACTGCAATCGGGTTTGCGGTCACAGAAAAGCTAATCACACTCGACGATTCAGTCATCTCCTTCTTCCCTGAAGAGGCTCCTGCGACTATCACTGACAATCTATCCAACCTGACAATCAGACATCTATTGATGATGGGTACCGGGCATGTCGTGGATACTATGGACACACTTCATAAAAGTGCAGACGGGAATTGGGTTAAAGCTTTCTTCTCAGTCCCAGTGGAGAAACAACCAGGTACACATTTCCTATATAATACCGGCGCCACTTACATGTTGTCCGCGATCCTTCAAAGAGTTACTGGCCAAACACTGCTAGAATATCTAGAACCGCGTCTGTTCGTTCCGCTTGGTATTCACGGAGCAACTTGGCAGTCTTGTCCACGTGGAATTAACACGGGGGGATTTGGCTTAAGCATTACCACTGAAGATATTGCTAAATTCGGACAATTATTCTTGCAAAAAGGCATTTGGAATCATCAGCGCCTGCTGCCTGAAGAGTGGATCACAGAAGCTACATCCAAACATATTTCCAATGGCGAAGGCGATCATGACTGGGCGCTCGGATATGGTTATCAATTCTGGAGATGCCAACATGGAGCCTACCGCGCCGATGGCGCATTCGGACAACTCTGCGTTGTTCTTCCTGATCAAGATGCGGTAATTGCTATTACTGCCGCTTCAAATAGTATTCAAGGAATTTTGAATGCAGTGTGGGAGCATTTACTACCCAATATGAAGGATGCTCCTCTTCTGGAAGATCAAGCATTAGCAGCCAAATTGGCAGACCAATTAAAGAATTTATCGATAGACCCTCCACAATTACAGCGGTCATCTATTCTAGAAGATCAAATAAATGGCATAACCTATACACTCGATGACAACCAATTTTCACTAGCTACCATCTCTATCTCCTTCAACAATGATGAAGCTGAGGTTACTTTAATAACTAAACTGGGTGAGAACAATGTCATTCGATTAGGCCGAGGACAATGGCTCGAAAGCTTTGCGCTGATCCTGGAGCCTTCCATGAACCGAATTATGTCCAGCTTTACTTGGTCTTCTGAAGACCAGCTTCAGTTGTCCTTGCTGTTTGTTGAAATGCCTTTCTTGATTACACTTGATATTAATATTTTAGAGAATACGCTAATCCTTAAGCAGCGGATCAATGTAAATATGGGACCGCTTGAATTCGATGATATCATTGGAAGCATACAATAG
- the fabF gene encoding beta-ketoacyl-ACP synthase II has product MERVVITGMGLISPLGNTIEQFWDRLVSGESGISPITSFDTSNFKTKIAGIVHDFDAEARFGRKEARRMDRFSQFALAAAEDAWTHSGLQLDKIDKERLGVYVGSGVGGIQTLMEQGSVLKDRGPDRVSPTLIPMMISNMAAAMISIKLGALGPTMSPVTACSIGNTAIGEAFRLIRYGGADIVIAGGSEAAITEISLASFGNATSLSTRNEEPTKASRPFDGERDGFVIGEGGGIVILESLSHAQRRNAKIHGEVIGYGASSDAYHMVATHPEGIGAYQAMKLALNEANLQPKEVDVISAHATSTIVGDRSETLAIKKLFGDQAYQIPVTANKSMTGHALGAAGGLEAIALIKSIQEGIIPPTINQEFVDSICDLDYVPNIARKTDLTIGMSNSFGFGGHNAVIVIRKFED; this is encoded by the coding sequence ATGGAACGCGTAGTTATTACAGGCATGGGCTTAATTTCGCCCCTTGGAAATACAATAGAGCAATTCTGGGATCGTCTAGTTTCTGGTGAGTCGGGTATTTCCCCAATCACTTCATTTGATACTTCAAACTTTAAGACAAAGATCGCGGGAATCGTACATGATTTCGATGCGGAGGCCAGATTTGGCCGTAAAGAAGCCCGCAGAATGGATAGATTTAGCCAGTTCGCCCTCGCAGCCGCTGAGGATGCTTGGACACATTCCGGTCTACAGCTTGATAAGATTGACAAGGAACGTCTCGGAGTTTACGTAGGCTCAGGCGTTGGTGGGATTCAGACCTTGATGGAGCAAGGGAGTGTGCTAAAGGACCGTGGACCAGATCGGGTCAGCCCCACTTTAATTCCAATGATGATCTCCAATATGGCTGCGGCGATGATCAGCATTAAATTAGGAGCCTTAGGTCCTACGATGTCTCCAGTAACTGCCTGCTCTATTGGAAATACAGCAATCGGTGAAGCCTTCCGGTTGATCCGTTATGGAGGTGCGGACATAGTAATTGCTGGTGGATCAGAAGCAGCCATTACTGAAATCTCTTTAGCTAGTTTCGGCAATGCCACCTCCTTATCCACTCGAAATGAGGAGCCGACTAAGGCAAGTCGACCTTTTGATGGGGAGCGTGATGGATTTGTTATCGGAGAAGGCGGCGGAATTGTTATTCTAGAATCACTTTCACACGCGCAGCGTAGAAACGCCAAAATTCACGGAGAGGTTATCGGTTATGGCGCCAGCTCTGATGCCTATCATATGGTCGCCACCCATCCAGAAGGAATTGGTGCTTATCAAGCGATGAAGCTGGCTCTGAATGAAGCTAATCTCCAGCCCAAAGAGGTGGATGTAATTAGTGCTCATGCCACCAGTACAATAGTAGGTGACCGCTCCGAGACCCTTGCGATAAAGAAGTTATTCGGTGATCAGGCTTACCAAATTCCCGTAACAGCTAATAAGTCTATGACCGGCCATGCTTTAGGGGCGGCCGGTGGCTTAGAAGCCATAGCCCTGATTAAGAGTATTCAAGAAGGAATCATCCCTCCTACCATTAATCAGGAGTTCGTAGATTCCATCTGTGATCTGGATTATGTCCCGAACATTGCACGAAAAACTGATCTTACCATAGGCATGTCTAACTCCTTTGGTTTCGGTGGGCATAATGCTGTCATTGTGATTCGAAAGTTTGAAGACTGA
- a CDS encoding VanZ family protein, with amino-acid sequence MFHSYFFPISYAFMMFPIAALIFTLPFLIVQYRRHGYIHKLRALILYLLLLYLMNAYFLVLLPMPSSRHNMAPSGSIMQLIPLQFIQDIIDGSKIIPDQISTYWSLLREPAFLQVIFNIALTVPFGLFLGYYFRARWGMCILLSFILSLSFEVTQVTGIYGFFDHPYRLFDVDDLITNTLGGIFGFRIAIWINGLLPRIEQLDTNIDRSAKRVSYTRRGIAFFIDSMVWIIGFGVLYGFDIKSAFWIVTGIYFILIPAFTGGRTLGKWIVRIRVTSKGNRASFWALMIRYGLLYWILLGLHALVIDSDVTGLLSSPLRTVAYLIVLLVDLAFFIHLVIKVFKKNDQLIYEQLSRTSHVISWPEKRLNTDTSNSSSIED; translated from the coding sequence TCTTACTTTTTCCCAATTTCTTATGCCTTTATGATGTTTCCTATAGCGGCATTGATCTTCACACTCCCTTTTCTAATCGTGCAATACCGTAGACACGGCTACATCCATAAGCTTAGAGCTTTAATCCTATACTTATTGCTGCTCTATCTTATGAACGCTTACTTTCTCGTATTGCTTCCGATGCCTTCCTCTAGACATAACATGGCGCCTTCAGGGAGCATCATGCAGCTCATCCCTCTACAATTTATACAAGATATTATAGATGGCTCTAAGATCATACCTGATCAGATTTCAACGTATTGGTCGTTACTGCGTGAACCTGCTTTTTTACAGGTGATATTTAACATCGCTTTGACTGTGCCGTTTGGATTATTTCTGGGCTACTATTTTCGGGCGCGCTGGGGAATGTGTATTCTCTTGTCTTTCATACTTTCGTTATCTTTTGAGGTCACTCAGGTTACAGGTATCTACGGCTTTTTTGACCATCCCTACCGCCTATTTGATGTCGATGATCTTATTACCAACACGCTGGGAGGGATCTTTGGATTTCGGATTGCTATATGGATTAATGGGTTGCTGCCACGTATAGAACAACTGGATACGAATATCGACCGTTCTGCCAAAAGAGTCTCCTATACCCGCAGAGGAATTGCTTTTTTCATCGATAGTATGGTGTGGATCATCGGGTTTGGTGTACTTTATGGATTCGATATAAAAAGTGCTTTCTGGATTGTAACAGGGATTTACTTCATCCTGATTCCAGCTTTCACTGGTGGGCGGACCTTAGGCAAATGGATTGTACGTATTCGGGTAACGAGCAAAGGTAATCGAGCTTCTTTCTGGGCGCTTATGATCCGATATGGTCTGCTATATTGGATATTACTTGGACTTCACGCTCTTGTTATCGATTCTGATGTGACTGGGCTTCTATCTTCACCATTGAGAACGGTCGCTTACCTCATTGTTCTACTGGTCGATCTAGCTTTCTTTATTCATTTAGTCATTAAGGTATTCAAAAAAAATGACCAGCTAATCTATGAGCAATTAAGCCGAACCTCGCATGTTATTTCATGGCCTGAGAAAAGACTGAATACCGATACCTCAAACAGCAGCTCTATAGAGGATTAA
- a CDS encoding exodeoxyribonuclease III — protein sequence MKLVSWNVNGLRACVKKGFNDYFKEVDADIFCVQETKLQEGQITLEHGEEYDQYWNYAVKKGYSGTAIFTKIKPISARYGMEEDEEAEGRIITLEFEHFYMVNVYTPNAKRDLSRLEYRMEWEDRFRNYLLELDKRKPVVVCGDLNVAHEDIDIKNAKANRGNSGFTDEERGKMSTLLESGFIDTFRYLHPELEGVYSWWSYMPKVRERNVGWRIDYFLASSRLAPNVIDAQIDCQIMGSDHCPVILKLADFSE from the coding sequence ATAAAGCTGGTATCATGGAATGTTAATGGCCTTCGGGCCTGTGTGAAAAAAGGATTTAATGACTATTTTAAAGAAGTGGACGCTGATATCTTCTGTGTTCAAGAGACTAAGCTTCAGGAAGGGCAAATTACACTGGAGCACGGCGAAGAATATGATCAATACTGGAATTACGCAGTGAAAAAGGGATATTCCGGTACGGCAATATTCACCAAAATCAAGCCTATCTCTGCGAGATATGGGATGGAAGAAGATGAAGAAGCAGAAGGTCGGATCATTACATTAGAGTTCGAACATTTTTATATGGTCAACGTCTATACACCAAATGCTAAACGAGATTTGTCTCGATTGGAATATAGAATGGAATGGGAGGACCGTTTCCGTAATTATCTCTTAGAACTGGACAAGCGTAAACCAGTTGTTGTCTGCGGAGACCTAAACGTAGCCCATGAGGATATTGATATCAAGAATGCAAAGGCTAACCGTGGGAACTCCGGTTTTACGGATGAAGAGAGAGGGAAAATGAGTACGCTGCTAGAGTCGGGCTTCATAGATACGTTCCGATACCTTCACCCGGAGCTAGAAGGAGTATATTCATGGTGGTCTTATATGCCGAAGGTGAGAGAGCGGAATGTAGGCTGGCGGATTGATTATTTCCTAGCTTCTTCTAGACTTGCACCTAATGTAATTGATGCCCAAATCGATTGTCAGATCATGGGCAGTGATCATTGCCCGGTAATCTTGAAGCTTGCTGATTTTTCGGAATAA
- a CDS encoding MFS transporter → MKAPTLLRGFNFLYFALLAMFIPFLPVYLGEQGLNPAQIGFIIGTGGFVTIIAQPLWGMISDRTRTIRKVLLVLLLCSAVTGYFLFDSNSYVGLILFAMLLYFFLMPIDPLAESLNFRISEAAGISYGSIRTYGALGYGVMALLTGYVLSYFGSQGMAMLFVGISLTSFIVSWFMPDAPVTGKPVTLDSLKHFLSNKETLLFLVLIFISSVPARMNDTFLGVYIRELGGSPELVGQSFFIAAMSEIIVFALSFWWLRKGKELIIISISGAFYFLRFFISAWITDPHLLAYLQILQILTFPVFYSAAIQYLYSIVPEEWRATGQTVLALLFFGVSGILASYAGGALYEAFGGKALYLTISVMSFIGMLFGLILYRIYGSKHANKKNIATH, encoded by the coding sequence ATGAAAGCACCAACACTATTACGAGGGTTTAACTTTTTGTACTTTGCCCTGCTGGCCATGTTCATTCCTTTTCTGCCAGTCTATCTAGGGGAGCAAGGTCTAAACCCGGCACAAATCGGATTCATTATTGGTACAGGAGGGTTTGTTACCATCATTGCTCAACCCTTATGGGGGATGATTAGTGACAGAACAAGAACAATCCGCAAAGTACTTTTAGTTCTACTGTTATGCTCTGCGGTGACGGGCTACTTTTTATTCGATTCCAACAGCTATGTCGGACTTATTCTTTTTGCGATGCTGCTCTATTTCTTCTTGATGCCTATCGATCCGCTTGCTGAAAGCCTGAATTTCCGGATCTCCGAGGCAGCTGGAATCAGCTATGGGTCGATCCGTACATATGGTGCGTTAGGATACGGTGTAATGGCTTTGCTCACAGGTTATGTGCTGAGTTATTTCGGCTCCCAAGGGATGGCCATGCTGTTCGTTGGAATTAGCCTTACAAGCTTTATCGTCAGTTGGTTCATGCCAGATGCTCCAGTCACCGGTAAACCAGTTACACTTGACAGCTTAAAGCATTTTCTTAGCAACAAAGAAACACTGCTGTTTCTAGTGCTCATATTTATTAGCTCCGTTCCTGCACGAATGAATGATACCTTCCTTGGTGTTTATATCCGTGAGCTTGGTGGTAGTCCTGAATTAGTAGGTCAATCGTTCTTTATCGCCGCAATGAGTGAAATTATCGTCTTTGCCTTAAGCTTTTGGTGGCTACGCAAAGGAAAAGAACTTATCATAATATCAATTTCTGGAGCCTTTTATTTTCTTCGATTCTTTATTTCAGCCTGGATTACTGATCCGCATTTGTTAGCTTATCTACAGATTCTACAAATTCTTACCTTCCCGGTGTTTTACTCCGCAGCTATTCAATATCTGTACAGTATTGTGCCTGAAGAATGGCGTGCTACAGGTCAAACTGTACTAGCGCTGTTGTTTTTCGGTGTATCAGGCATACTCGCTTCATATGCTGGCGGAGCATTGTATGAAGCCTTTGGCGGTAAGGCCCTTTACTTAACGATTTCCGTGATGTCATTTATCGGCATGCTGTTCGGATTGATATTGTACAGAATCTATGGAAGTAAACACGCCAATAAAAAGAATATAGCAACTCATTAA